One Burkholderiales bacterium DNA segment encodes these proteins:
- the tyrS gene encoding tyrosine--tRNA ligase: protein MTNIQGSGVPIEEALRIIKRGCHELLLEEELKAKLGEGRPLRVKAGFDPTAPDLHLGHTVLLNKLRQLQDLGHEAIFLIGDFTGMIGDPSGRNATRPPLSRDQVLENARTYERQIFKILDPEKTLVVFNSSWMGEMRAADMVALASSYTVARMLEREDFHKRYSAGQPIALHEFLYPLIQGYDSVALRADMELGGTDQKFNLLVGRELQKHYGQPPQVVLTMPILEGLDGVQKMSKSLNNYIGIDEPPGEMFGKLMSISDELMWRYIELLSFEPLSVIEQWKREVAEGRNPRDIKVRFAQEIVARFHDRAAAAKALADFEARFRHHALPEDMPEVTVPAGDIAHVLKQAGLTASTSEALRMIEQGGVRVNGEKVSDKKLALPAGERLVIQVGKRRFARVTLV, encoded by the coding sequence AGGGGCGACCTCTGCGGGTGAAGGCCGGGTTCGATCCCACCGCGCCGGATCTGCATCTCGGGCACACGGTATTGCTCAACAAGCTGCGCCAGTTGCAGGACCTGGGGCACGAGGCCATCTTCCTTATCGGCGATTTCACGGGCATGATCGGCGACCCCAGCGGGCGCAATGCCACCCGTCCACCGCTGTCCCGGGATCAGGTGCTGGAAAACGCGCGCACCTATGAGCGGCAGATTTTCAAGATTCTCGACCCGGAAAAGACCCTGGTGGTGTTCAACTCCAGCTGGATGGGCGAAATGCGGGCGGCGGACATGGTCGCCCTGGCCTCCTCCTACACCGTGGCCCGCATGCTGGAGCGGGAGGATTTCCACAAACGCTACAGCGCCGGCCAACCCATTGCGCTGCACGAGTTTCTCTATCCCCTGATCCAGGGCTACGATTCGGTGGCCCTGCGTGCCGACATGGAGCTCGGGGGAACGGACCAGAAATTCAACCTCCTCGTGGGGCGGGAGCTGCAGAAACACTACGGCCAGCCGCCGCAGGTGGTTCTCACCATGCCCATCCTGGAAGGGCTGGATGGCGTGCAGAAGATGTCGAAGTCCCTCAACAACTACATCGGCATCGACGAGCCGCCGGGGGAAATGTTCGGCAAGCTCATGTCCATCTCGGACGAGCTCATGTGGCGCTACATCGAGCTCCTCTCCTTCGAGCCCCTGTCCGTCATCGAGCAGTGGAAAAGGGAAGTGGCCGAAGGGCGCAACCCGCGCGACATCAAAGTGCGGTTTGCGCAGGAGATCGTTGCCCGCTTCCACGACCGCGCCGCGGCGGCGAAGGCGCTGGCCGATTTTGAGGCACGCTTCCGCCACCACGCCCTGCCGGAGGACATGCCGGAAGTGACCGTCCCCGCGGGGGACATCGCCCACGTCCTCAAACAGGCGGGGCTGACCGCCAGCACCTCGGAAGCCCTGCGCATGATCGAGCAGGGCGGGGTGCGGGTGAACGGGGAGAAAGTGAGCGACAAAAAGCTCGCCCTGCCGGCTGGCGAGCGGCTGGTCATTCAGGTGGGCAAACGCCGTTTCGCCCGCGTCACGCTGGTCTGA